In Neochlamydia sp. AcF84, one DNA window encodes the following:
- a CDS encoding AI-2E family transporter, which translates to MWYNQKFFSNALSSLVILLTLFIGFQLFPFFKLVFQFVTTLLLPIIIAGLFYYIFRPVVRYLDQTKIPRYLVIIFIYLFMIIAGSLLISIVWPYIEGQITAFRSFPQQKLKEVENKTVDLMNVFNFYSLSPEQLRNLFYHYLREITQWASGGIMSSISSLTTVASYFIITPFILYYFLKDDQHASEKFISHVPIIYKKRVSKALNDIDEILSSYISGQVIIAFIVGVLVFIGYTGIGLDYAFLLAIIAGLFNLIPFFGTLISTLPALLVGLTSTPFMGLKVLAIVLMVHLIDLNLISPRIVGKRLNIHPITIIILLATSASLFGFWSLFFIVPLYAILKTLSLDLWERNIAEKVAD; encoded by the coding sequence ATGTGGTATAATCAAAAATTTTTCAGTAATGCTCTATCGAGTTTGGTGATCCTGTTAACATTATTTATAGGTTTTCAGCTTTTCCCTTTCTTTAAATTAGTTTTTCAGTTTGTTACCACCCTTTTGCTGCCTATAATCATTGCTGGCTTATTTTATTATATCTTCCGCCCTGTTGTAAGATATCTTGACCAAACTAAAATCCCTCGTTATTTGGTTATCATTTTTATTTACTTGTTCATGATAATAGCCGGTAGCCTATTGATTAGTATCGTATGGCCTTACATTGAGGGACAAATCACGGCTTTCAGATCTTTTCCTCAACAAAAGCTTAAAGAAGTAGAAAATAAAACTGTCGACTTGATGAATGTGTTTAATTTTTATTCTCTTTCTCCTGAGCAATTAAGGAATTTATTTTACCATTATCTTCGAGAAATAACGCAATGGGCTAGCGGGGGAATCATGAGCAGTATAAGCTCTTTAACCACGGTCGCCTCTTATTTCATTATCACTCCTTTTATTTTGTATTATTTTTTAAAAGATGATCAGCATGCTTCTGAGAAATTTATAAGCCATGTTCCTATTATTTATAAAAAAAGAGTCTCAAAAGCGCTAAATGATATAGATGAAATATTATCTAGCTATATTAGTGGGCAGGTAATCATTGCTTTTATCGTGGGTGTTTTAGTTTTTATCGGTTATACAGGAATTGGATTAGATTATGCATTTTTACTTGCTATAATCGCAGGTCTTTTTAATTTAATTCCTTTTTTTGGAACGCTTATTTCGACATTACCTGCTCTACTTGTAGGATTAACATCCACTCCTTTCATGGGCTTAAAAGTGCTAGCAATTGTTTTGATGGTCCATTTAATAGATTTAAACTTAATTTCGCCACGGATAGTAGGAAAGCGCCTGAATATCCATCCTATTACAATTATTATCCTTTTAGCTACAAGTGCTTCATTGTTTGGATTTTGGAGCCTTTTTTTTATTGTGCCTCTCTATGCTATCCTCAAAACGCTGAGTTTAGACCTTTGGGAAAGAAATATAGCCGAAAAAGTGGCTGATTAG
- a CDS encoding BON domain-containing protein — MKNLFKLSLATMTVLAGASMLHAQAVTSQEGLSNLEKSSYLNSAPSQTEIKNSSGNAGVVQTPGPSAAQTYTQPSNLPRHSDAKISYSETKKTAAWTDGDISQKIRWAIKDDKKLSSYAKTAEVSVNNGNVIIAGSVNSEDEKNHVASIARQVPGVKSVSNNLVIANSK, encoded by the coding sequence ATGAAAAATCTTTTCAAATTGTCTTTAGCTACTATGACTGTTCTAGCTGGCGCTTCTATGCTGCATGCGCAAGCTGTAACTTCACAGGAGGGGCTTTCTAACCTAGAAAAATCCTCTTACCTTAACTCTGCTCCTTCCCAAACAGAAATAAAAAATTCTTCTGGGAATGCAGGTGTTGTTCAAACTCCAGGACCTTCTGCTGCCCAAACTTATACACAACCATCAAATCTTCCAAGACACTCCGATGCAAAGATTAGTTATAGCGAAACTAAAAAAACTGCTGCTTGGACAGATGGAGATATTTCCCAAAAAATTCGTTGGGCGATTAAAGATGATAAAAAACTTTCTTCCTATGCTAAAACTGCAGAAGTTAGTGTAAATAATGGGAATGTGATTATAGCAGGCTCTGTAAATAGCGAAGATGAGAAAAATCATGTCGCTTCAATAGCTCGTCAAGTTCCTGGCGTGAAAAGTGTTTCAAATAACCTTGTAATTGCAAATAGCAAATAA